In Colletotrichum destructivum chromosome 8, complete sequence, the following proteins share a genomic window:
- a CDS encoding Putative phosphopantetheine binding ACP domain, ACP-like superfamily: protein MSVSEENLLLALRGGATMKQRPLTETELSLQHLWAEALGIPKGRILAQGNFSRLGGDSINAIKLVGACRAACSALEVFQIFQNPTVNNMANAFLRDGQSETPLQEGMMAVSARQHGASFLLMVFRVPVLVNAQRLKGPGTQFRCYRNFKDLTDPLGFEKIPNRLRLPRNQDHRRQSLEAPRR from the coding sequence ATGAGCGTCTCCGAGGAAAACCTCCTGCTCGCTCTccgtggcggcgcgacgaTGAAGCAGAGACCCCTGACTGAGACAGAGCTGTCACTCCAGCATCTCTGGGCCGAGGCTCTTGGGATCCCCAAGGGTCGCATCTTGGCCCAAGGCAACTTTTCCCGCCTGGGCGGTGACTCGATCAACGCCATCAAGCTTGTCGGGGCTTGCCGAGCAGCCTGTTCCGCCCTCGAGGTCTTTCAAATCTTCCAGAACCCGACGGTCAACAATATGGCTAATGCTTTCCTGAGAGACGGCCAGTCCGAGACGCCGCTGCAGGAGGGCATGATGGCTGTGTCCGCAAGGCAACATGGCGCCAGCTTCCTCCTGATGGTCTTTAGGGTGCCAGTCTTAGTTAATGCCCAGCGCCTCAAAGGGCCTGGGACTCAATTTCGCTGCTACCGAAATTTTAAGGACTTGACTGATCCTCTCGGGTTCGAAAAAATTCCAAATCGTCTCCGACTGCCCAGGAACCAGGACCATCGACGACAATCTCTCGAGGCACCTCGCCGTTGA
- a CDS encoding Putative AMP-dependent synthetase/ligase domain-containing protein gives MNYLFLSNLDSDVSKTFRENAIGISRARCFPQHHLRPTKLSTVSGSVAAVQEYSDSLVPHMHFGMQNIKRLGPDGLLASDLQTLVTQVDQEIDESFGELLESVETDNANFETFSLTLEFRVADAGIMAEARFGPHVPDPELDRYFTALANHLHRLGVGPEVVVPVCFKKSAWAIVSMMGILKAGGAFVPLDAAHPPARLLEIIGQVGARLVLTSKEAPGRYYALLSSLSTNGKAMRMSNQTRIIHFASYTFDACIIEILGAMYYGGCICIPSEEVRMGNLAQAITGMRAN, from the exons ATGAACTATCTGTTCCTCAGCAACCTCGACTCGGACGTGTCCAAGACGTTCCGGGAGAACGCCATCGGGATATCTCGTGCCCGATGTTTCCCCCAACACCATCTGCGGCCTACAAAACTCTCCACGGTTAGCGGTTCCGTGGCCGCAGTGCAAGAGTACTCGGACAGCCTGGTGCCGCACATGCACTTCGGCATGCAGAACATCAAGAGGCTGGGTCCCGACGGCCTCCTAGCCTCCGACCTCCAGACTCTCGTGACCCAGGTCGACCAAGAGATCGACGAGAGCTTTGGAGAGCTGCTGGAGTCGGTCGAAACCGACAACGCCAATTTCGAGACCTTCTCCCTCACTCTTGAGTTCCGGGTCGCCGACGCGGGCATCATGGCCGAAGCCCGATTCGGCCCCCACGTCCCCGACCCCGAGCTTGATCGCTACTTTACGGCCTTAGCCAaccatctccatcgtctcggcGTTGGGCCTGAGGTGGTGGTTCCTGTATGCTTTAAGAAATCCGCTTGGGCTATTGTGTCCATGATGGGTATTTTGAAGGCGGGCGGTGCTTTCGTGCCGCTTGACGCCGCTCATCCCCCAGCTCGACTGCTAGAGATTATTGGACAAGTCGGAGCTCGGTTGGTGTTGACATCTAAAGAG GCCCCAGGGCGTTATTACGCACTACTCTCTTCCCTCTCGACCAACGGGAAAGCCATGCGCATGTCAAACCAGACCCGCATCATTCATTTTGCGTCTTACACGTTTGACGCTTGCATCATAGAAATCTTGGGCGCCATGTACTACGGAGGCTGCATCTGTATCCCCTCCGAAGAAGTCAGGATGGGCAATCTCGCTCAGGCAATCACTGGCATGAGAGCAAACTAG
- a CDS encoding Putative AMP-dependent synthetase/ligase domain-containing protein, giving the protein MGDITKTINDMKISWTSLMPSFLRTIKPEAVPTLKSVIVGGESMPLDVLNFWRCGGRQLIQPRARLRTGARGQHRATLGFASLGVNSADCNRLVPVGAVGELLVEGPILARGYLDEADKTAAAFIENPVWADKHFAHHAPGGVGSRRFYMTGDLVRLVPDGNIVFVGRKGNQVKLRGHRVELGDIENQA; this is encoded by the exons ATGGGAGACATAACAAAGACCATCAACGACATGAAAATTTCATGGACCTCTCTGATGCCTTCCTTCCTGCGGACCATCAAGCCCGAGGCCGTGCCGACCCTCAAATCGGTGATTGTGGGCGGCGAGAGTATGCCTCTGGATGTCTTAAACTTCTGGAGATGCGGAGGAAGGCAGCTCATCCAA CCCCGTGCCCGCCTTAGGACCGGCGCACGAGGCCAACATCGGGCGACCCTTGGCTTCGCGAGCTTGGGTGTCAACTCAGCCGATTGTAACAGGCTCGTTCCTGTCGGAGCCGTTGGCGAACTCCTTGTCGAAGGGCCCATCCTCGCGCGAGGCTACTTAGATGAAGCCGACAAGACTGCTGCGGCGTTCATCGAGAACCCGGTGTGGGCAGACAAGCACTTTGCGCACCATGCGCCTGGCGGAGTCGGTTCCAGGCGGTTTTACATGACTGGAGATCTCGTCCGGCTCGTCCCCGATGGAAACATTGTCTTCGTCGGACGTAAGGGAAACCAGGTGAAGCTCAGGGGCCACAGAGTGGAACTCGGCGACATCGAAAACCAAGCCTAG